In one window of Desulfurella amilsii DNA:
- a CDS encoding sensor histidine kinase → MHDSLLLAMLERLSIIAILAFFLSKASFFRNILYNAKVTKKDLFLAILIFAGIGILGTYTGVPTKDAIANSRVIGPMVGGLIGGPIVGFFAGLIAGLHRLTLGGFTATTCAVSTALEGLLGGLIRKYYKGEYVPWELAFFAGILGEGIQMGIILLFSKPYPKALDLVNDIGMPMTITNAIGITVFMMIVKSVFDEKENISATLAKISLDIANKTLPFLRNGLNEISAANAAKIIYESTDLDAVAITDTDKILAHIGVGNDHHKSGIPIQTNATKNTLLNGGINIATTKEEIGCSIKDCQLNSVVIVPLKCFDKLVGTLKLYRSKKKVSRKVISNTDIELAKGLAQLISYQIEIAQVEEQKKLASQAKLIALASQMNPHFLFNTLNAVISFIRTNPNVAREMLINLSEYLRYNLKNIGTFITIAKELEIVKSYLYIEKSRFGNKIEVEEEIDESLLEEKIPAFILQPLVENAIKHSISKINTKLMLKIKIQRMEENIQFYVTDNGPGIKQEKLQKIFTANNEITSEQESESSLGIGLKNVNERLVSFFGKDAYLHIHTKEGQGTLVYFMMPKSLLSNA, encoded by the coding sequence AAAAGCATCATTTTTTAGGAATATTCTTTATAACGCAAAAGTTACAAAAAAAGACTTATTTTTAGCTATTTTGATATTTGCAGGAATTGGTATTTTGGGTACTTATACGGGGGTGCCAACAAAAGATGCTATTGCAAATTCTAGGGTTATTGGTCCTATGGTTGGTGGTTTAATTGGTGGGCCTATTGTGGGTTTTTTTGCGGGTTTAATTGCTGGACTTCACAGATTAACGCTTGGTGGGTTTACTGCAACAACCTGCGCTGTTTCTACAGCTTTAGAAGGTTTACTCGGCGGACTTATTAGGAAATATTACAAAGGTGAGTATGTGCCGTGGGAGCTAGCTTTTTTTGCTGGGATTTTAGGTGAAGGAATACAAATGGGTATAATCCTACTCTTTTCAAAACCATACCCTAAAGCACTGGATTTGGTAAACGACATAGGCATGCCAATGACAATTACAAACGCTATCGGTATAACTGTATTTATGATGATTGTTAAATCCGTATTTGATGAAAAGGAAAACATTTCTGCAACACTAGCAAAAATCTCACTTGATATTGCAAATAAAACATTGCCTTTTTTAAGAAACGGTTTAAATGAAATATCCGCTGCTAATGCTGCCAAAATTATTTATGAATCAACCGATTTAGATGCTGTAGCAATTACAGATACAGATAAAATTTTAGCTCATATTGGTGTAGGCAATGATCACCACAAAAGCGGTATACCTATACAAACCAATGCTACAAAAAATACACTTTTAAATGGAGGGATCAATATAGCAACTACAAAAGAAGAAATAGGTTGTTCTATTAAAGATTGCCAGCTAAATAGTGTAGTTATTGTACCGCTGAAGTGCTTTGATAAGCTTGTTGGTACTTTGAAACTATACAGGTCAAAAAAGAAAGTTAGCAGAAAAGTTATTTCTAACACAGACATTGAGTTGGCAAAAGGTTTAGCTCAGTTAATTTCTTATCAAATTGAGATTGCTCAGGTTGAAGAACAAAAGAAACTTGCTAGTCAAGCAAAGCTTATTGCATTAGCTTCACAGATGAACCCGCATTTTTTGTTTAATACACTAAATGCGGTAATATCATTTATCCGAACAAACCCCAATGTAGCTAGAGAAATGCTTATTAATTTAAGTGAGTATTTGAGATACAACCTCAAAAATATTGGAACTTTTATAACAATTGCTAAAGAATTAGAGATTGTAAAATCTTATTTGTATATTGAGAAGTCTCGCTTTGGTAATAAAATTGAAGTTGAAGAAGAAATTGATGAAAGTTTGTTAGAAGAAAAAATACCCGCTTTTATTTTACAACCGCTTGTGGAAAATGCTATAAAGCATTCGATATCGAAGATAAATACAAAATTGATGTTGAAAATAAAAATACAAAGGATGGAAGAAAACATACAATTTTATGTTACCGACAATGGACCTGGTATAAAACAAGAAAAACTTCAAAAGATATTTACTGCTAATAATGAAATTACTTCAGAGCAAGAATCAGAAAGTAGTTTAGGTATAGGTTTAAAAAATGTAAATGAAAGGCTTGTGTCGTTTTTTGGAAAAGATGCCTATTTGCACATTCATACAAAAGAAGGTCAAGGCACGTTAGTTTATTTTATGATGCCAAAATCATTGTTATCAAATGCTTAA
- a CDS encoding LytR/AlgR family response regulator transcription factor, with translation MLKALIIEDEKPAIDELKYLLSLYDFIEVIGEAQDGIKGLNLLKSLKPDIVFIDINIPKVNGLELSKIISSDKVAIIFTTAYDNYAVDAFELSALDYILKPISPSRLEKSLEKAKNFLNQIETKQKKIDKIPVEEKGKIYLLDINEIVFAKSQEGFVKIVTKGSSYLFKKSMKNLEEKLQDFPQFYRVQKSYIVNLQSISEVIPWFKSTYWLVMNDANKTRISVSKVQIKELKSILGF, from the coding sequence ATGCTTAAAGCGCTGATCATTGAAGACGAAAAACCTGCTATTGATGAGTTAAAGTACCTATTAAGTTTGTATGATTTTATAGAAGTCATAGGTGAGGCTCAAGATGGGATAAAAGGTTTAAATCTCTTAAAATCTTTAAAACCAGATATTGTTTTTATTGATATAAACATACCTAAAGTTAACGGTCTTGAACTATCAAAAATTATATCAAGCGATAAGGTAGCTATAATTTTTACAACTGCTTACGATAATTATGCTGTTGATGCGTTTGAGTTAAGCGCGCTTGATTATATATTAAAGCCAATTAGCCCTTCAAGATTGGAAAAATCTTTAGAAAAAGCCAAAAATTTTCTAAATCAAATTGAGACAAAACAGAAAAAAATTGATAAAATTCCCGTCGAAGAAAAAGGCAAGATTTATTTATTAGATATCAATGAAATAGTTTTTGCTAAGTCTCAAGAAGGTTTTGTTAAAATTGTTACAAAAGGTTCAAGTTACTTATTTAAAAAATCCATGAAAAATTTAGAAGAGAAACTACAAGATTTTCCTCAGTTTTATAGGGTTCAAAAGAGCTACATAGTAAACTTACAAAGTATATCCGAAGTTATTCCCTGGTTTAAGAGCACATACTGGCTTGTCATGAACGATGCAAATAAAACCCGCATATCTGTAAGCAAAGTGCAGATAAAAGAATTAAAAAGTATTTTGGGTTTTTGA
- a CDS encoding mannose-1-phosphate guanylyltransferase/mannose-6-phosphate isomerase, whose translation MINVVLCGGSGTRLWPLSRSLYPKQFIKLFDNRSLFQLTVLRNKSFAEKFIFVTNEVHYFLALDQIEEVGLDVNKAEFILEPVGKNTAPAVAFASFLVNEDQVLLVSSADHYIKESDNYYESLKKGEEFARLGYLVTFGVRPTNPNTGYGYIKAKGFDVEEFKEKPDLQTAQKYIENGNYFWNSGIFCFKAKSYLEELNLYENEVFESSHKALKNAKNCSPIRIKPKDMSEIKPNSIDYAVAEKSKRLKIVPFDTEWDDLGSFDSLYEVLEKDENGNTKNNSILINSKNNLIIEENNRMIGAIDVEDLMIVDTADALLVLKKGSGQKVKDIVSVLKSKNSELTNAHLTVYRPWGNYTLLEENRFYKIKKIVVKPQKRLSLQKHLHRSEHWIVVSGTALVTVADKEFILRPNESTYIKIGELHRLGNPGKIDLIIIEAQVGEYVAEDDIIRIEDDFKRC comes from the coding sequence ATGATTAACGTAGTTTTGTGCGGCGGTTCTGGCACGAGGCTTTGGCCGCTAAGCAGGAGCCTTTACCCAAAACAATTTATAAAGCTTTTTGATAACAGGTCTTTGTTCCAATTGACGGTTTTGAGAAACAAAAGTTTTGCCGAAAAGTTTATTTTTGTTACAAACGAGGTTCATTATTTTTTAGCGCTTGATCAAATCGAAGAGGTTGGTTTGGACGTGAATAAAGCTGAGTTCATATTAGAGCCAGTTGGCAAAAATACTGCACCTGCTGTTGCATTTGCAAGTTTTTTGGTGAATGAAGATCAAGTATTACTCGTATCAAGCGCAGACCATTATATAAAAGAGTCAGATAACTATTATGAAAGCCTAAAAAAGGGGGAAGAATTTGCCAGGTTAGGATACCTTGTAACCTTTGGTGTTAGACCAACAAACCCCAATACAGGCTATGGTTACATAAAAGCTAAAGGTTTTGATGTAGAAGAATTTAAAGAAAAGCCAGATTTACAAACAGCTCAAAAATATATAGAAAATGGAAACTACTTTTGGAATAGCGGTATTTTTTGTTTTAAAGCAAAAAGCTATTTAGAAGAGCTAAACTTATATGAAAACGAGGTTTTTGAGTCATCGCATAAAGCATTGAAAAATGCTAAAAATTGTTCACCAATCAGGATAAAGCCTAAGGATATGTCTGAAATTAAACCCAACAGTATTGACTATGCCGTTGCAGAAAAAAGCAAGAGATTAAAAATTGTGCCTTTTGATACAGAATGGGATGATTTGGGCAGTTTCGATAGTTTATACGAAGTTTTAGAGAAAGATGAAAATGGCAATACAAAGAATAATTCTATCCTGATAAACTCAAAAAATAATCTTATAATAGAAGAAAATAATCGAATGATTGGAGCTATAGATGTTGAAGATTTAATGATTGTTGATACAGCGGATGCTTTATTGGTTTTAAAAAAAGGTTCTGGTCAAAAGGTTAAAGACATAGTATCTGTACTAAAAAGCAAAAACTCAGAGCTCACAAATGCTCACTTAACTGTATATAGGCCATGGGGCAATTACACACTTTTAGAAGAAAATCGTTTTTACAAAATAAAGAAAATTGTAGTTAAACCACAAAAAAGACTATCTTTACAAAAACACTTACACAGAAGCGAACACTGGATTGTTGTATCTGGGACCGCATTGGTAACCGTAGCTGACAAAGAGTTTATTTTAAGACCAAATGAATCAACTTATATAAAAATTGGCGAGCTTCATAGACTAGGAAATCCGGGTAAAATAGATTTAATAATTATAGAAGCTCAGGTTGGCGAGTATGTAGCAGAAGACGACATTATCAGAATAGAAGACGATTTTAAACGATGCTAA
- a CDS encoding flippase, whose protein sequence is MRLSEDKKLVFKNIFFLGLMQGANYILPFITIPYLVRTIGIEKYGLVAFAQSFAAYFVIFTDYGFSLSATKLISINRDNPQKISEIFSSVLFVKLVFVIFGIALSTIIIFSFKKFYSQYEIFYFSLLVLIGQMLFPVWLFQGLEKMKYITFINILIKLIFTLCIFIFIRQEKDYLYVPLINSLGFLVGGLVAFYIAIKQFNIKFTFNLINIKNQLIDGWHLFLAILSTNIYRNANTFFLGLVSTNTAVGYYALASKIIMSLQALMSPISQSLYPHLSKKYHSISRKNAIKNLFSIAKYYGLILFVIVFLVLIFSNFIIKIIAAKPMIEAVIDMRILSFVILFGSFNYLFGTIGLINLSFERYFTKSIVFVSIFDIIACLTLGYFFKDLGASIAFVASEFFLLLLVFGKILRIRNE, encoded by the coding sequence ATGCGACTAAGCGAAGATAAAAAATTAGTTTTTAAAAATATATTTTTTTTGGGTTTAATGCAGGGTGCAAACTATATTTTACCTTTTATTACCATACCATACTTAGTTAGAACAATTGGTATAGAAAAGTACGGTCTTGTAGCTTTTGCCCAATCCTTTGCGGCATACTTTGTTATTTTTACCGATTACGGCTTTAGTTTATCTGCAACAAAATTAATATCAATAAACCGTGACAATCCTCAAAAAATCTCTGAAATATTTTCATCTGTTTTATTTGTAAAATTGGTTTTTGTGATTTTTGGCATAGCTTTATCTACAATTATTATTTTTAGTTTTAAAAAGTTTTATAGCCAGTATGAGATATTCTATTTTTCGCTTTTGGTATTGATTGGACAGATGCTTTTTCCTGTATGGCTTTTCCAGGGCTTAGAAAAAATGAAATACATCACATTCATAAATATACTGATAAAACTTATTTTTACTTTATGTATATTTATTTTTATCAGGCAAGAAAAAGATTACCTGTACGTGCCTTTGATTAATTCACTGGGCTTTTTGGTTGGGGGCTTAGTAGCTTTCTATATTGCAATAAAGCAATTTAATATCAAATTCACATTTAATTTAATAAATATTAAAAATCAACTTATTGATGGCTGGCACTTATTTTTGGCAATATTGTCAACGAACATTTATAGAAACGCGAATACATTTTTTTTAGGTCTTGTATCCACAAACACAGCTGTGGGCTATTATGCATTGGCTTCGAAAATTATTATGAGCTTACAGGCCCTGATGAGTCCAATTAGTCAAAGCCTATATCCGCATTTATCCAAAAAATACCACAGCATATCAAGAAAAAATGCTATTAAAAATTTATTTTCTATAGCTAAATACTATGGTTTAATACTTTTTGTAATTGTTTTTTTAGTATTGATATTCTCTAATTTTATTATAAAAATAATTGCTGCAAAACCCATGATTGAGGCTGTAATTGATATGAGGATTTTAAGCTTTGTAATATTGTTTGGTAGCTTCAACTATCTATTTGGTACGATAGGTCTAATTAATCTAAGCTTCGAAAGATACTTTACAAAAAGCATTGTGTTTGTATCAATATTTGATATAATAGCGTGTTTAACGCTAGGATATTTTTTTAAAGATTTGGGGGCGAGTATTGCGTTTGTTGCCAGTGAGTTTTTTTTGTTATTGTTAGTTTTTGGTAAGATTTTGAGGATACGTAATGAATAA
- a CDS encoding glycosyltransferase family 2 protein — protein MNKPKVSITVPVYNQAKYIKQAIDSALGQDYPNLEVIVSDDASFDETKDIVKQYQDKRLKYFRNEKNIGRVANHRKPLYEYAMGDYVLNLDGDDYLISTDAISTMINQIDFYNKKECANIVMVMALAETVYDNSKITYKRKEETCINGFYVFLNWNKIPYFHAATLFSRQAALKIGFYKHDIINEDVESFLRLCLSGNVILSNKTVAVWRLHENNISMTSDIDKLFESLEFIKSPHRYALGLGYNKKQLLRWKTTMLFNRYNKMLSKILLQKNKKLFVAYLKRLHKEDKKGFKVVFYPKNIVKIISFYVPFLFEALRRIKWFFTNKSKPPKL, from the coding sequence ATGAATAAACCGAAAGTATCAATTACTGTACCAGTATACAATCAAGCAAAATATATAAAACAAGCTATAGATTCTGCTTTAGGACAAGATTATCCAAATTTAGAAGTAATAGTATCCGATGATGCATCTTTTGATGAAACAAAAGACATTGTAAAACAATATCAAGATAAACGTTTAAAGTATTTTAGAAACGAAAAAAATATTGGCAGGGTGGCTAATCATAGAAAGCCTTTATACGAATATGCAATGGGTGATTATGTACTAAATCTTGATGGTGATGATTATTTAATATCGACTGATGCCATTTCTACAATGATAAACCAAATAGATTTTTATAACAAAAAAGAATGTGCAAATATAGTTATGGTTATGGCATTAGCTGAAACTGTATATGATAATTCAAAAATAACATACAAACGCAAAGAAGAAACCTGTATAAATGGTTTTTATGTGTTTCTCAATTGGAATAAAATCCCATATTTTCATGCTGCAACACTGTTTTCAAGACAGGCTGCTTTAAAAATTGGATTTTATAAACACGATATAATAAATGAAGATGTTGAATCTTTTTTAAGACTGTGTCTTTCGGGTAATGTAATTCTTTCAAACAAAACAGTCGCGGTTTGGAGACTTCATGAAAATAATATTTCTATGACATCTGATATTGATAAATTATTTGAAAGTTTGGAGTTTATCAAATCGCCTCATAGGTATGCGCTTGGTCTTGGATATAACAAAAAACAGCTATTAAGATGGAAAACTACAATGCTATTTAATAGATACAACAAAATGCTTAGTAAGATTTTGCTACAAAAAAATAAAAAATTATTTGTAGCTTATTTGAAAAGGTTGCATAAAGAAGATAAAAAAGGTTTTAAAGTGGTTTTTTACCCTAAAAATATTGTAAAAATAATTAGTTTTTATGTGCCTTTTTTATTTGAGGCTCTAAGACGTATTAAATGGTTTTTTACTAACAAATCAAAGCCGCCAAAACTCTGA
- a CDS encoding SCP2 sterol-binding domain-containing protein — MFKRLILSSLILFGLSSISFAAEPWMSPSWTKEFCSYWNEHLQSTMAEWSNYNVNKEKGYKTIAFYRQDCNPKVISAVEVKYENGKAVCIYGGLQKDQHPEFVMYATTKNWKSLAAGEFGFLNIGMFTKMTFKGSKGEAMQFIAPFKAFLVDLGKVSYTDTCP, encoded by the coding sequence ATGTTTAAACGGTTAATATTAAGTTCATTGATTTTGTTTGGTTTAAGTTCGATATCGTTTGCAGCAGAGCCATGGATGAGTCCCAGTTGGACTAAAGAATTTTGCTCTTACTGGAATGAGCACCTACAGTCTACTATGGCAGAATGGTCAAATTACAATGTAAACAAAGAAAAAGGCTATAAAACAATAGCTTTTTACAGACAGGATTGTAACCCAAAAGTGATTTCAGCAGTTGAAGTTAAATATGAAAATGGCAAGGCTGTTTGTATTTACGGTGGTTTGCAAAAAGATCAACACCCAGAGTTTGTAATGTATGCGACTACTAAAAATTGGAAATCTTTAGCGGCAGGTGAGTTTGGTTTTCTAAACATAGGAATGTTTACAAAAATGACCTTCAAAGGTTCAAAAGGCGAAGCTATGCAATTTATTGCTCCTTTTAAAGCTTTTTTGGTTGATTTAGGAAAAGTTTCATATACCGATACCTGCCCTTAA
- a CDS encoding protoglobin domain-containing protein, whose amino-acid sequence METIQNINQIYNFTKEDISNLGSLKELAQSNANNFIEGLYQFISKFDNYSKFLSDEEIKNRHKEKLRIWFLDLFSAKYNEDYLRKIKKIGEVHAQIGLPSHYVSATMSFIKSFLHSLILENYDILYRQEELKLSVDKILDINLDVMTSSYIDENQFYIAKSKIETNIVRLSSRISYFFDVGLVSLLVFTSFLIFFLFVSDIVKFLFNATSSFENTVVNILGAMLILWTIRELLEEEVKRLKGKKFALNVFISLAMAALLRKILIFSLEPQKSEEVAVLGLLVLILGIVYWLMNISEQKKQ is encoded by the coding sequence ATGGAAACAATACAGAACATAAACCAAATATATAACTTTACAAAAGAGGACATAAGTAATCTTGGTAGCTTAAAAGAATTAGCGCAAAGCAATGCTAATAACTTCATAGAGGGGCTTTATCAGTTTATATCTAAGTTCGATAACTATAGTAAGTTTTTATCTGATGAGGAAATCAAAAACCGCCACAAAGAGAAGCTTAGAATCTGGTTTTTAGATTTATTTAGCGCAAAATACAACGAAGACTATCTTAGAAAAATAAAAAAAATTGGAGAAGTACATGCACAGATTGGCTTACCGTCGCATTATGTTAGCGCCACAATGAGCTTTATTAAATCATTTTTGCATAGCCTCATATTAGAAAATTATGATATTCTTTATAGACAGGAAGAGTTAAAACTGTCCGTAGATAAGATATTGGACATAAATTTGGACGTAATGACAAGCTCATACATTGATGAAAATCAATTCTATATTGCAAAAAGTAAAATTGAAACAAACATTGTGCGTTTGAGTTCAAGAATTTCTTATTTTTTTGACGTTGGTTTGGTTAGTTTGCTTGTATTCACAAGTTTTCTGATATTTTTCTTGTTTGTTTCTGATATAGTTAAATTTTTGTTTAACGCTACTTCTTCATTTGAAAATACAGTGGTAAATATACTAGGCGCTATGTTAATTTTATGGACAATAAGAGAGCTTTTAGAAGAAGAAGTAAAGCGCCTAAAGGGAAAAAAATTTGCTTTAAATGTGTTTATAAGTCTTGCAATGGCGGCATTATTGCGTAAGATATTGATATTTTCGCTAGAGCCTCAAAAGTCTGAGGAGGTTGCTGTACTTGGCTTGCTTGTTTTAATTTTGGGCATAGTATATTGGTTAATGAATATCAGCGAGCAAAAAAAGCAATAG
- a CDS encoding TlpA family protein disulfide reductase, translating to MRAKKYFFVLIMVFVLTSNAFAFNLDLVGTNGQRANVSNFKNKIVVMTFFDIGCYYCQKEVPTLNKLYELYGKNQKNVIVIGVDPFDHIGQIRAFASQFGVKYPLYWGNYAQTAPLGGIFATPTSIFINKQGISKVRVPGQIGEQDFIEIIKSLQ from the coding sequence ATGCGTGCAAAAAAATATTTTTTTGTATTAATAATGGTTTTTGTTTTAACAAGCAATGCTTTTGCATTTAATTTAGATTTAGTAGGCACAAATGGGCAAAGGGCAAATGTGTCAAATTTTAAAAATAAAATTGTTGTGATGACTTTTTTTGATATTGGCTGTTATTACTGTCAAAAAGAAGTACCTACGTTAAACAAGCTATATGAGCTTTATGGCAAAAATCAGAAAAATGTGATTGTAATAGGTGTTGATCCATTCGATCATATTGGACAGATTAGAGCATTTGCGTCGCAGTTTGGTGTTAAATATCCTCTATATTGGGGTAATTACGCTCAAACTGCTCCACTTGGGGGAATTTTTGCTACGCCGACAAGCATTTTCATAAATAAACAAGGTATCTCAAAGGTTAGAGTACCAGGTCAAATTGGCGAGCAGGATTTTATTGAAATTATCAAATCCCTACAATAG
- the pstS gene encoding phosphate ABC transporter substrate-binding protein PstS, with product MNLSKWFFLTLAFLIFIGLGKSYAANINGAGSTFAYPVYTKWAFEYEKVTGAEVNYQGVGSGAGIQQVSQGIVAFGGSDMCLSKKELDKKNLLQFPSLVGGIVLVVNIPGIKDNQLKLSDAVIPKIFMGQIKYWDDPQIRKDNPGLRLPHIPITIVHRADGSGTNWNVTYWLSQINKEWDEKIHYGLSVNWPTGVGGKGNMGVSNYVKQIKGSIGYVEYAFWLQSHLTSVVLQNKEGKWVVPTVAAFKEAAAKANWQASNGFCEALVNQSGPKTWPIVSGTFVLIPKQSNPQHKQAVKFFKWAFEHGNKAAESLGYIPLPQSTKGLIFKYLNENKF from the coding sequence ATGAACTTATCTAAATGGTTTTTTCTTACTTTGGCTTTTTTAATCTTTATTGGTTTAGGTAAATCTTATGCTGCAAACATCAACGGCGCAGGTTCAACTTTTGCTTACCCAGTTTACACTAAGTGGGCTTTTGAGTATGAGAAAGTTACGGGCGCGGAAGTAAACTATCAGGGTGTTGGCTCTGGTGCAGGTATACAGCAAGTTAGTCAAGGGATTGTTGCATTTGGTGGCTCAGATATGTGTTTATCTAAAAAAGAGCTTGATAAAAAAAATTTGCTTCAGTTTCCCTCTCTTGTTGGAGGTATAGTATTGGTGGTAAATATTCCAGGTATTAAGGATAACCAGCTCAAATTATCTGATGCTGTTATCCCTAAAATATTTATGGGACAAATTAAGTATTGGGATGATCCCCAAATTAGAAAGGATAATCCTGGTTTAAGACTACCACATATACCTATTACAATAGTTCACAGGGCAGACGGCTCTGGCACAAACTGGAATGTTACATACTGGCTAAGCCAGATTAACAAAGAATGGGATGAGAAAATCCACTACGGTTTATCTGTAAACTGGCCAACAGGTGTGGGTGGTAAAGGCAATATGGGTGTATCAAACTATGTAAAACAGATCAAGGGCTCAATTGGATATGTAGAGTATGCATTTTGGCTGCAAAGTCATCTAACAAGTGTAGTATTGCAAAACAAAGAAGGCAAGTGGGTTGTACCTACTGTTGCAGCATTTAAAGAAGCTGCTGCAAAAGCAAACTGGCAAGCAAGCAATGGTTTTTGTGAAGCTTTGGTAAACCAAAGTGGTCCAAAGACTTGGCCAATCGTATCTGGTACTTTTGTGCTAATACCAAAACAGTCTAACCCTCAACACAAGCAAGCGGTTAAGTTCTTTAAATGGGCATTTGAACATGGCAATAAAGCAGCTGAGAGTCTAGGCTACATTCCATTGCCTCAATCAACGAAAGGCTTGATATTCAAATATTTAAATGAAAATAAGTTTTAA
- the pstC gene encoding phosphate ABC transporter permease subunit PstC, with amino-acid sequence MKKKFVMIDFFLKHISMFFAYFVLLVIFGLFLVLYINSKDAINHFGFFSFLTSNIWSPAFDKFGGLIALIGTFLTTVISAIIAIPIALGIAIFLVEICPNFLKTPIGIAIELLAAIPSVIYGFWGLFYLGPLIEKYVQPLFNATLAKLPIVGQYFYGYSSSVSLFTASAVLAIMIIPFTAALTRDALKITPDLLKESAYALGATKWETISKVMFRYSKGAIIGAVLISLGRAIGETMAVTFVIGNQDSLPTSLMSATTTVTATIANEFTEASSHLYLSSMYLLALILFLLSFLLIIGSKMFFLRKVRD; translated from the coding sequence ATGAAAAAAAAGTTTGTTATGATTGATTTTTTTCTTAAACATATTTCTATGTTTTTTGCTTATTTTGTTTTGCTTGTTATTTTTGGTTTATTCCTGGTTTTGTATATAAATTCAAAAGATGCTATAAATCATTTTGGTTTTTTTAGCTTTTTAACTAGCAATATATGGTCTCCTGCTTTCGATAAATTTGGTGGCTTAATTGCACTTATTGGAACATTTTTGACGACTGTAATTTCTGCAATAATAGCCATACCTATAGCACTTGGTATAGCTATATTTTTGGTTGAAATTTGCCCAAATTTTTTAAAAACGCCTATTGGGATAGCAATAGAGTTACTTGCTGCTATTCCTAGCGTAATCTATGGTTTTTGGGGTTTGTTTTATTTGGGTCCTTTAATTGAAAAATATGTTCAGCCTCTTTTTAATGCCACACTGGCAAAACTGCCAATAGTAGGTCAGTATTTTTATGGATATTCTTCAAGCGTGAGTTTATTTACCGCTAGTGCGGTGCTTGCTATAATGATTATACCATTTACTGCTGCTTTAACGCGGGACGCGTTAAAAATAACGCCAGATTTACTTAAAGAGTCTGCCTATGCATTAGGTGCAACGAAATGGGAAACTATATCAAAAGTTATGTTTAGATATTCAAAAGGTGCTATCATTGGCGCTGTACTTATTAGTTTAGGTAGGGCAATAGGCGAGACAATGGCTGTTACTTTTGTTATTGGAAACCAAGATAGTCTGCCTACGTCATTAATGTCTGCTACTACTACAGTTACAGCAACAATAGCAAACGAGTTTACAGAGGCAAGTTCCCACCTTTACTTGTCTTCAATGTACCTTTTGGCTTTAATTTTATTTTTGTTAAGTTTTCTCTTGATCATTGGATCAAAAATGTTTTTTTTGAGAAAAGTGAGGGATTAA